AGCCACAACGGACCCGCAGCCGCCGTACCTGAGAACCGGAACGGCGCTACGCGGCCTCTTTGGCCTTGCTTGCGTACATGTCCACATACTCCTGCCCCGACAGCCGCATGACCTCAGCCATCACGGAGTCGGTCACGGCACGCAGGACGTACCGATCCCGGTCCATGCCCTCATACCGAGAGAACTCCATCGCCTCACCGAACCGCACCGTCACCTTGCGCGGCCGCGGCATCCCCGCCCCACCCGGCTGGATCTTGTCCGTGCCGATCATGGCGAACGGGACGACCGGCGCCCCGGTCATCAGCGTCAGCCGCGCGATGCCGGTGCGCCCCCGGTACAGCCTCCCGTCGGGAGACCGCGTGCCCTCGGGGTAGATGCCGAAGACCTTGCCCTCCTCCAGGATGCGGCGCCCGGTCATCAGGGCCGCGACACCGCCCCGGCCGCCGTCCCGGTCGACCGGGATCATGCCGACGCCGGTGAAGAACCACGCCATCAGTCGGCCCTTGAGGCCCTTGCCGGTGACGTACTCGTCCTTGCCGATGAAGAAGACCTGACGGTCGCAGACCAGCGGCAGGATCATCGAGTCGATGAACGTGAGGTGATTGCCGGCCAGGATGACCGGACCGTCGCCCGGGATGTGCTCCGCGCCCTCCACCTGTGGGCGGAACATCAGGCGCATGATCGGTCCGAGCACTGCCTTGATGAGCGCGAAGCGGGACAACGGGCCCTCCGGGGTCAAGAGGATGGTGAGGGATCTGTATAAGTCTGTGCAGGTGAGGACGATACTCGCGGTTCCCGGGCTCCCGCACATCGGGTGGGCCGACTTCACCGAGGTCTTACGCACTGTTGACGCACATTTACCTGCGGTGGCGCGTCGTCGAGGGCGCGTAACGCCCCCGCCATGATGTGACGGACATCGCCCCCGAGACCTACTGGACGACTTCCCCGCACCGCCGGGCCCATTCCGACGGGCCGTCACCTCACCTTTCCCGTACGACGCTCAGCGTCACCCGCGAGTTCCGCCGAAGGTCTCCCATCCGTCATGTGCACGCACCTACGATCGGCGCGCACTGAATGAGCGGAAGGTCAGGGAGGGCCCTCATGGGAACCCAGGAGAACGAGCAGGCGGGCGTAACCGGACGGCGGATGCTTCTCGGCGCGGCCGTGCTCGGCGCGGGCGGAGCGGTCCTCGGGCTGTCCGGTACGGCGAGAGCGGCCGAGGCCCGGCCCGGCGGTGGCGGGGGCGGTGGCCTGAAGAGCCTGCCCAAGCCGACGATCATCGGCCACCGGGGCGCCAGCGGCTACCGGCCCGAGCACACCCTCGGCTCCTACCAGCTGGCCCTGGACATGGGCGCCGACATCGTCGAGGCGGGCGACCTGGTGCCCACCAAGGACGGCCACCTCGTCTGCCGGCACGAGCCGGAGATCGGCGGCACGACCGATGTCGCCGACCATCCGGAGTTCGCCGACCGGAAGAAGACGAAGTCCCTCGACGGCGTCGCCACCACCGGCTGGTTCACCGAGGACTTCACGCTCGCCGAGCTGAAGACCCTGCGCGCGATCGAGCGCATCCCGGCCAACCGGCCGCACAACACCCTCTACAACGGCCGCTGGGAGATCCCCACCTTCGAAGAGGTCCTGAAGTGGCAGGACGAGCAGACCCGCAAGCGCGGCAAGCAGGTCTGGATCTACCCCGAGCTCAAGCACCCCACCTACTTCCGCAAGCAGGCCCTGGCCCTGGAGGAGCGGATCGCCAAGGTGCTGCACAAGTACGGCAAGGACAAGCGGAACTCGCCGGTCATCATCCAGTCCTTCGAGCCGACCAGCATCCAGCGCCTGAACAAGCTGGTCGACAACCCGCTGGTGGTCCTGCTGTCCGGCCCGACCACCCGCCCCTGGGACTTCGTCGAGACGGGCGACCCGCGCACGGTCGCCGACCTGGTCAAGCCGGCCGGCCTGAGGGAGATCGCCTCCTACGCCCAGGGCATCGGCCCGACCCTGGACCTGGTCATCCCGAAGGATGCGGACGGCAACCTCACCACGCCCACCACGCTGGTGACCGACGCGCACAAGGTCGGCCTGGTCCTGCACCCCTGGACGATGCGCAACGAGAACCCCTTCCTCCCGGCGAACTTCCGCAAGGGCACCGACGCGGATGCCTACGGCGACGTCTTCGGCGCCTACAAGGTGTACTTCGCGACCGGCATCGACGGTGTCTTCACCGACAACCCCGACACGGGCGTGCTGGCCCGCGAGGACTTCGTCAACGGCTGAGCCCCGCGCCCCGGTTGGGGTGACTGTCGGCCGCCCGGGCAACCCCGCGCCCGGGCGGCCGCGTCGTGCCGCATATGACGGACGACCTGGTTGCCGCCCTGCGCCCGCTGCTCCTCGCGGAGGCCTCCGCCGAGGCACACGCCGCCGGAACGGAGCCGGGCGACCTGGAGCAGGCGGTCTGGCTCCGCCTCCTGGAACGCCTCGACTCGGACGGCCCACCCGCGGACCCGCAGGGCTGGCTGCGCAGGGCCGTCCGCTCCGAGGCGCGCCGAAGCCGCCGTACGACGCGACGGGAACAGCCGTACGAGAGTGAGCCCGCCGCCGACACCGATCGCCACGACCCCGAACACCTCGCCCTCACGGCCGCCCGTCACCGGGACCTGCGCGCGGCGGTACGCCGCCTCCCCGGCCGCTGCCCCCGCCTCATGGAGGCCCTCCTCTCCCCGAACGACCTGACATACCGGGAAATCGCGGGGGAGTTGGGTATCTCACAGGGCAGTCTCGGCCCGGAACGTTCCAGATGCCTGGGATGTCTGCGGCGATTGCTCACACCGGAGGTTGCGGCCCGCGGAGTGCGGGGATAGGAGTGAGGGACGACAGGCGATCAGGTGAGCGGGAGGCGTGCGCACATGGGCATGAGCGTGACCATCTCGGCGGCGACCGAGCAGGACGCGGAGCAGATCTTCAGGCTGCAGTACCTGTGCTTCCAGAGCGAGGCGGCGCTGTACGGCAACTACCGCATCGACCCGCTGGTCCAAACCCTGGACTCGGTCCGTGCGGAGGTCGCCGCGGACTGTGTCTTCGTGGCGCGGCTGGGCGAGGAGGTCGTCGGCTCGGTTCGCGGCAGCCTCACCGCGGACGGCGCCGCCGCCATCGGCAAGCTCTGCGTCCACCCCCGCCTCCAGGGTCACGGCATCGGCGCCCGCCTGCTCCGCGCGGCCGAATCCGCCCTGGTGGAAGAGCGCGGCGCCACGAAGTTCCGCCTCTTCACGGGCCACCGCAGCGAGGGCAACCTGCGCCTGTACCGCAAGGTGGGCTACGAGGCGGTGGGCACGTCGAAGGGCGCG
Above is a window of Streptomyces sp. DT2A-34 DNA encoding:
- a CDS encoding GNAT family N-acetyltransferase; the encoded protein is MGMSVTISAATEQDAEQIFRLQYLCFQSEAALYGNYRIDPLVQTLDSVRAEVAADCVFVARLGEEVVGSVRGSLTADGAAAIGKLCVHPRLQGHGIGARLLRAAESALVEERGATKFRLFTGHRSEGNLRLYRKVGYEAVGTSKGADGVPMIVLEKPAGTYATTA
- a CDS encoding RNA polymerase sigma factor, coding for MTDDLVAALRPLLLAEASAEAHAAGTEPGDLEQAVWLRLLERLDSDGPPADPQGWLRRAVRSEARRSRRTTRREQPYESEPAADTDRHDPEHLALTAARHRDLRAAVRRLPGRCPRLMEALLSPNDLTYREIAGELGISQGSLGPERSRCLGCLRRLLTPEVAARGVRG
- a CDS encoding glycerophosphodiester phosphodiesterase, coding for MGTQENEQAGVTGRRMLLGAAVLGAGGAVLGLSGTARAAEARPGGGGGGGLKSLPKPTIIGHRGASGYRPEHTLGSYQLALDMGADIVEAGDLVPTKDGHLVCRHEPEIGGTTDVADHPEFADRKKTKSLDGVATTGWFTEDFTLAELKTLRAIERIPANRPHNTLYNGRWEIPTFEEVLKWQDEQTRKRGKQVWIYPELKHPTYFRKQALALEERIAKVLHKYGKDKRNSPVIIQSFEPTSIQRLNKLVDNPLVVLLSGPTTRPWDFVETGDPRTVADLVKPAGLREIASYAQGIGPTLDLVIPKDADGNLTTPTTLVTDAHKVGLVLHPWTMRNENPFLPANFRKGTDADAYGDVFGAYKVYFATGIDGVFTDNPDTGVLAREDFVNG
- a CDS encoding 1-acyl-sn-glycerol-3-phosphate acyltransferase, whose protein sequence is MSRFALIKAVLGPIMRLMFRPQVEGAEHIPGDGPVILAGNHLTFIDSMILPLVCDRQVFFIGKDEYVTGKGLKGRLMAWFFTGVGMIPVDRDGGRGGVAALMTGRRILEEGKVFGIYPEGTRSPDGRLYRGRTGIARLTLMTGAPVVPFAMIGTDKIQPGGAGMPRPRKVTVRFGEAMEFSRYEGMDRDRYVLRAVTDSVMAEVMRLSGQEYVDMYASKAKEAA